A genomic region of Eucalyptus grandis isolate ANBG69807.140 chromosome 5, ASM1654582v1, whole genome shotgun sequence contains the following coding sequences:
- the LOC104447586 gene encoding probable F-box protein At4g22030, with translation MAALQASSPLISSSSSSSSGCSSKRKIMASIQLPKPSKFSLADPSAAVTKKLVEELRTRNGYAFAEPLQMDIAQKDRVLEPRLSPSSSSIETTKKLYAILEAVEDRVEMHDNIGEQRGNWNELLLNSVNMMTLTAATTAAMAVAAPAPSLRACSALLFTAATGMSLVMSKIQPSQLAEEQRNASRLFKQLRSEIKSMLMLQSPTESDVKEMMEKVLALDRAYPLPLLGAMLEKFPVKFEPAAWWPRVSNKHHQSRGTKTVVKMGRNGWSKDLEVEMRAIVQVLKSKDKQDYLRLGNLALKLNKMLAVSAPLLTGIAAASSAFGGSTATTVAAIAGTMAAITNSLEHGGQVGMVVEMYRNCAGFFDLMEETIEATLEERDYSKRENGEMFEMKVAMKLGRSLSELRDLARNSMTSCIEGSEVDEFGSKLF, from the coding sequence ATGGCGGCTTTACAAGCTTCCTCTCccttaatttcttcttcttcttcttcctcttcgggCTGTTCTTCAAAGAGAAAGATCATGGCTTCGATCCAACTCCCGAAGCCCTCGAAATTCAGCCTCGCTGATCCAAGCGCTGCAGTCACGAAGAAGCTAGTCGAGGAATTGCGCACCAGGAATGGTTACGCCTTTGCAGAGCCTCTACAAATGGACATCGCCCAGAAAGATAGGGTTTTGGAGCCACGCCTAtcgccttcctcttcttccatcGAAACTACCAAGAAGCTCTATGCAATCTTGGAGGCCGTCGAAGATAGAGTGGAGATGCACGATAACATTGGTGAGCAGCGAGGCAACTGGAACGAGCTCTTGTTGAACTCGGTCAACATGATGACTCTCACTGCCGCCACCACGGCAGCGATGGCTGTGGCCGCGCCGGCTCCATCGCTGAGAGCATGCTCTGCTCTCTTGTTTACAGCGGCCACTGGGATGTCGCTCGTCATGAGCAAAATCCAGCCCTCACAGCTGGCTGAAGAGCAACGCAATGCCTCGAGGTTGTTCAAGCAGCTCCGGAGCGAGATAAAGTCGATGCTCATGCTCCAATCCCCGACTGAGTCAGACGTGAAGGAGATGATGGAGAAGGTGCTGGCCCTTGATAGGGCTTATCCGCTGCCTCTGCTCGGAGCGATGCTCGAGAAGTTCCCCGTGAAATTTGAGCCCGCCGCATGGTGGCCTAGGGTTTCCAACAAACACCACCAATCCAGAGGGACGAAAACCGTTGTGAAGATGGGGCGAAACGGATGGAGCAAGGACCTAGAAGTGGAGATGAGAGCCATCGTCCAAGTCCTCAAGAGCAAAGACAAGCAAGACTACTTGAGGCTCGGGAATCTGGCTCTAAAATTGAATAAGATGTTGGCGGTTTCTGCTCCTTTGCTAACCGGCATTGCCGCAGCCAGCTCAGCCTTCGGTGGCTCGACAGCCACGACGGTGGCAGCCATTGCCGGCACGATGGCGGCAATCACCAACAGCTTGGAGCATGGAGGCCAAGTTGGTATGGTGGTGGAGATGTACAGAAACTGCGCAGGGTTCTTCGATCTCATGGAAGAGACGATTGAAGCGACGCTTGAGGAGAGAGACTACAGCAAGAGAGAGAACGGAGAGATGTTCGAGATGAAGGTGGCGATGAAGCTGGGACGGAGCTTGTCGGAGCTCCGAGATTTAGCAAGAAATTCAATGACTTCTTGTATAGAAGGGAGTGAGGTTGATGAGTTTGGAAGCAAGCTTTTCTAA